In Thauera aromatica K172, one DNA window encodes the following:
- a CDS encoding FAD-dependent oxidoreductase, with protein MLSTFKYPKFEYVRPPEIAEERDGHYPIVIVGAGPVGLAAAIDLAQQGQRVLLLDNDDTVSIGSRGVCYAKRALEVLDRLGCGEEMVAKGVSWNVGRTFFREEEVFSFDLCPQPDHHRPGMINLQQYYLEDYLVKRARQLPNLEIRFKNNVIGVTPAAEQATLRVETPDGAYTLSTDWLVVADGARSPIRHMLGLDIEGKVFYDRFLIADVVMKAEYPTERWFWFDPPFHPNQSVLLHRQADNVWRIDFQLGWQADPEEEKKPENVIPRIKAMLGGNGNEDREFELEWVSVYTFQCRRMNRFNHGRVLFVGDAAHQVSPFGARGANSGIQDTDNLMWKLKLVIDGKAPASLLDSYSEERVFAADENIMNSTRSTDFITPKSTVSKTFRNAVLGLAEHYPFARALVNSGRLSVPSFLTESCLNTPDGEPFAGNMVPGAPLDDAPVDGGEAGQPWLLLALGNRFQLLYYVTDAAALDPATIDALHGLNQGAIPIEPIVVAARGAAPGGLRTLIDAKDRVRERYDLEPGTAYLVRPDQHVAARWRTFDPAKVRAALARATCNA; from the coding sequence GTGCTGAGCACGTTCAAATACCCGAAATTCGAATACGTCCGTCCCCCCGAGATCGCCGAGGAGCGCGACGGCCATTACCCGATCGTGATCGTCGGCGCCGGCCCGGTGGGCCTGGCCGCGGCGATCGACCTCGCCCAGCAGGGCCAGCGCGTGCTGCTGCTCGACAACGACGACACGGTGTCGATCGGCTCGCGCGGAGTGTGCTACGCCAAGCGCGCGCTCGAAGTGCTCGACCGCCTCGGCTGCGGCGAGGAGATGGTGGCCAAGGGGGTGTCGTGGAACGTCGGCCGCACCTTCTTCCGTGAAGAGGAAGTATTCAGTTTCGACCTCTGCCCGCAGCCCGACCACCACCGCCCGGGGATGATCAACCTGCAGCAGTATTACCTTGAAGACTACCTGGTGAAACGTGCGCGCCAGCTGCCCAACCTGGAGATCCGCTTCAAGAACAATGTCATCGGCGTGACCCCGGCCGCGGAGCAGGCCACGCTGCGCGTCGAGACCCCCGACGGCGCCTACACGCTGTCCACCGACTGGCTGGTGGTAGCCGACGGTGCGCGCAGCCCGATCCGCCATATGCTGGGGCTGGACATCGAAGGCAAGGTCTTCTACGACCGCTTCCTGATCGCCGACGTCGTCATGAAGGCGGAATACCCGACGGAGCGCTGGTTCTGGTTCGACCCGCCCTTCCACCCCAACCAGTCGGTGCTCCTCCACCGCCAGGCCGACAACGTCTGGCGGATCGACTTCCAGCTCGGCTGGCAGGCCGACCCGGAAGAGGAGAAGAAGCCCGAGAACGTGATTCCGCGGATCAAGGCGATGCTCGGAGGCAACGGAAATGAGGACCGCGAGTTCGAGCTCGAATGGGTCAGCGTGTACACTTTCCAGTGCCGGCGCATGAACCGCTTCAACCACGGCCGCGTGCTCTTCGTCGGCGACGCCGCGCACCAGGTCTCGCCCTTCGGCGCGCGTGGCGCCAACTCCGGCATCCAGGACACCGACAACCTGATGTGGAAGCTCAAGCTGGTGATCGACGGCAAGGCGCCGGCCTCCCTGCTCGACAGCTACAGCGAGGAGCGCGTCTTCGCCGCCGACGAGAACATCATGAACTCGACCCGCTCGACCGACTTCATCACCCCCAAGAGCACGGTCAGCAAGACCTTCCGCAACGCCGTGCTGGGTCTTGCCGAGCACTATCCGTTCGCCCGCGCGCTGGTCAATTCGGGCCGCCTGTCGGTGCCCAGCTTCCTCACCGAGTCGTGCCTGAACACCCCTGACGGCGAGCCCTTCGCCGGCAACATGGTGCCCGGTGCACCGCTGGACGACGCTCCCGTCGACGGCGGCGAGGCCGGCCAGCCGTGGCTTCTCCTGGCGCTCGGCAACCGCTTCCAGCTGCTGTACTACGTGACCGACGCCGCGGCGCTCGACCCGGCGACGATCGATGCGCTGCACGGCCTCAACCAAGGCGCGATCCCGATCGAGCCGATCGTGGTCGCGGCGCGCGGCGCGGCGCCGGGCGGGCTGCGCACCCTGATCGACGCCAAGGACCGCGTCCGCGAGCGCTACGACCTGGAGCCGGGCACCGCCTACCTGGTCCGCCCCGACCAGCACGTCGCCGCGCGCTGGCGCACGTTCGACCCCGCGAAGGTGCGCGCCGCCCTCGCCCGTGCCACCTGCAACGCGTAA
- a CDS encoding DUF2783 domain-containing protein, producing MALNTQPNLFEPGKRYFRAFSPGDDFYEALIETHRDLGDEQSAIVNARLILLLANHIGDISVLREAMQIAREGV from the coding sequence ATGGCCCTGAATACCCAGCCCAATCTGTTCGAACCCGGCAAGCGCTATTTCCGTGCGTTCTCCCCCGGCGACGATTTCTACGAGGCGCTGATCGAGACCCACCGCGACCTCGGCGACGAGCAGAGCGCGATCGTCAATGCGCGCCTGATCCTGTTGCTGGCCAATCACATCGGTGATATTTCGGTGCTGCGCGAGGCGATGCAGATCGCCCGCGAAGGCGTCTGA
- a CDS encoding c-type cytochrome yields the protein MAMTTKIRRRAAVALLCALAAAAQAAGGETTGEGAAFVQCAPCHAASAGGAHGVGPNLYGVFGGDIAAAPGFVFSCALKKRPGRWTEAELHQWLEAPQTYAPGTKMAYAGLKDPAARQAVIDYLKTRR from the coding sequence ATGGCGATGACGACGAAGATCCGCCGCCGCGCGGCGGTGGCGCTCCTTTGCGCGCTGGCGGCCGCCGCGCAGGCGGCAGGCGGGGAAACGACAGGCGAGGGGGCCGCGTTTGTGCAGTGTGCGCCCTGCCATGCGGCGAGTGCGGGCGGGGCGCACGGAGTCGGGCCCAACCTCTACGGCGTGTTCGGCGGCGATATCGCTGCTGCCCCCGGCTTCGTTTTTTCGTGCGCGCTGAAAAAACGCCCGGGCCGGTGGACCGAAGCCGAGCTGCACCAGTGGCTGGAGGCTCCGCAGACCTACGCGCCGGGCACCAAGATGGCCTATGCCGGGTTGAAGGATCCCGCGGCGCGCCAGGCGGTGATCGATTACCTCAAGACCCGGCGCTGA
- a CDS encoding DUF1302 domain-containing protein codes for MTTQLKKLVLGLAVAGACAPAVHAFQFESGSVRGSLDSTLTLGFGQRVEDQSCSHHGDVSTSCGDRANTAVWGNGDDGRLNYDKGDLFTAHLKGSHELLLSFPDEWKFMGRVGWLYDFAADETARTPLDGDAKRAVGQYVRLYDLWVSKELDIGERRGRVRFGNQVVSWGESLFMIGGINSNVAMDLQRLSSPGVQLKEAFLPSPAISFAAGLGNGLNLEAYYQFQWKPYSFPPSGTYFSQSDTFDKGREDFLYFAPDPASQILAEGGRVTRSTLAAKRAEMIADGTAFPVLSDDEPGDSGQFGVSLKYRPEGVDVDLGFYYQRFHDKTPNVQYWNRDVSGTRMYFEEDRELYGISANTSIGNWAVGAELSYRPDDAVSLGACMNMDGSGDGLEYGVECNSSIDKERYQLHLTGILSLTPGDHGWFLDLVGAQTATFLGEAVAIAYPGVNKDKVFTRTQNGITYQQLPASGAWTAPKGVGDKLSWGYMFDFSLVYDSTIIPGWQVIPGVFFSHAVDGNTPNFMANWMEGAKSANFYVLFNRNPMTWQAGINYTTFWGGDHSFSAPYKDQDFVGGFISRNF; via the coding sequence ATGACGACACAGTTGAAAAAACTGGTGCTGGGGCTGGCTGTCGCCGGTGCCTGCGCTCCCGCGGTCCACGCCTTCCAGTTCGAGAGCGGTTCGGTCCGCGGCTCGCTCGACTCCACCCTCACCCTGGGTTTCGGTCAGCGCGTCGAAGACCAGAGCTGCAGCCATCACGGCGACGTGTCCACCTCCTGCGGCGATCGCGCCAATACCGCGGTGTGGGGCAACGGCGACGACGGCAGGCTGAACTACGACAAGGGCGACCTGTTTACCGCCCACCTGAAGGGCTCGCACGAGCTGCTGCTGAGCTTCCCCGACGAGTGGAAGTTCATGGGCCGGGTCGGCTGGCTGTACGATTTCGCCGCCGACGAGACCGCACGCACCCCGCTCGACGGCGATGCCAAGCGTGCGGTGGGCCAGTACGTGCGCCTCTACGACCTGTGGGTGAGCAAGGAACTCGACATCGGCGAGCGCCGCGGCCGGGTGCGCTTCGGCAACCAGGTGGTGAGCTGGGGCGAGAGCCTGTTCATGATCGGCGGCATCAACTCCAACGTCGCGATGGACCTGCAGCGTCTGTCTTCGCCCGGGGTCCAGCTCAAGGAGGCCTTCCTGCCGTCGCCGGCGATCAGCTTCGCTGCCGGCCTGGGCAATGGGCTGAACCTCGAGGCCTACTACCAGTTCCAGTGGAAGCCCTACAGCTTCCCGCCCTCGGGCACGTACTTCTCGCAGAGCGATACCTTCGACAAGGGGCGCGAGGATTTTCTCTACTTCGCTCCCGACCCGGCCAGCCAGATCCTCGCCGAAGGCGGGCGGGTGACGCGCTCGACGCTGGCGGCCAAACGCGCCGAAATGATCGCCGACGGCACCGCCTTCCCGGTGCTCAGCGACGATGAGCCGGGCGATTCGGGCCAGTTCGGCGTGTCGCTGAAGTACCGCCCGGAAGGCGTCGACGTCGATCTCGGCTTCTACTACCAGCGCTTCCACGACAAGACGCCCAACGTCCAGTACTGGAACCGCGATGTGAGCGGCACGCGGATGTATTTCGAGGAGGACCGCGAGCTGTACGGCATCAGCGCCAACACGTCGATCGGCAACTGGGCGGTCGGTGCGGAACTGTCGTACCGGCCCGACGATGCGGTGTCCCTGGGCGCGTGCATGAACATGGACGGCAGCGGCGACGGCCTCGAGTACGGCGTCGAGTGCAACAGCTCGATCGACAAGGAACGCTACCAGCTCCATCTCACCGGCATTCTCAGCCTGACGCCGGGCGACCATGGCTGGTTCCTCGATCTGGTCGGCGCGCAGACCGCCACCTTCCTCGGCGAAGCGGTCGCGATCGCGTATCCGGGCGTGAACAAGGACAAGGTGTTCACCCGCACCCAGAACGGCATCACCTACCAGCAGCTGCCGGCCTCCGGCGCATGGACCGCGCCCAAAGGCGTGGGTGACAAGCTGTCGTGGGGCTACATGTTCGACTTCAGCCTGGTCTATGACAGCACGATCATCCCCGGCTGGCAGGTGATCCCGGGCGTGTTCTTCTCCCACGCGGTGGATGGCAATACGCCGAACTTCATGGCGAACTGGATGGAGGGGGCGAAGTCGGCCAACTTCTACGTGCTGTTCAACCGCAACCCGATGACCTGGCAGGCCGGCATCAACTACACGACCTTCTGGGGCGGCGACCACTCCTTCAGTGCGCCTTACAAGGATCAAGACTTCGTCGGCGGCTTCATCTCGAGAAACTTCTGA
- a CDS encoding nuclear transport factor 2 family protein translates to MKFPTLSALLAACMLSSAAIADDAADFDAALAERYRAVEAAIEARDGARWFRELYDDDIVLAGEGSPAAVRGREALMPVIAEIVRTTRSCTLTPDPARGQSGALGYSFVTYDCAPDDASAPRYQVRALFVWARKAPGWRVVAETYLMGRM, encoded by the coding sequence ATGAAATTCCCCACCCTATCCGCCTTGCTTGCCGCCTGCATGCTGTCGAGTGCGGCGATTGCCGACGATGCCGCTGATTTCGATGCTGCGCTCGCGGAGCGCTATCGCGCGGTCGAAGCGGCGATCGAGGCGCGCGACGGCGCGCGCTGGTTCCGCGAACTCTACGACGACGACATCGTGCTGGCCGGCGAAGGCAGCCCCGCGGCGGTGCGCGGGCGCGAGGCGCTGATGCCGGTGATCGCCGAGATCGTCAGGACCACGCGCAGCTGCACCTTGACTCCCGACCCGGCGCGCGGCCAGTCCGGCGCGCTGGGCTATTCGTTCGTGACCTACGACTGCGCGCCGGACGACGCCTCCGCGCCCCGTTACCAGGTGCGGGCGTTGTTCGTGTGGGCGCGCAAGGCGCCGGGCTGGCGGGTGGTGGCGGAAACCTACCTGATGGGGCGGATGTAA
- a CDS encoding TRAP transporter substrate-binding protein gives MNKHTLSSFLAATAMLFGSAAAQAEETITLKVGHFWPATAMSQKKVLEPWCDKIAAESGNRLKCQIFPGTQLGGTPGQLYQQVADGVADIVWTLPGYTGGRFPSMEVFDLPFLIRDAEGASRAAWEYAQRFGAKEFAAVKPLAFHVHDAGQIHNNTRPIEKPADFRGLKMRAPTRLTNRMLAELGATPVAMPAPQTPEAVSKGVVDGYVLPWEVIPTLKLHELTKYHSEMDPALPALYTTSFIVAMNKARYASLPDDLKKVIDANSGADFSASIGKAWDDSASAARQQAVEHGNRFNTIPADTAAEWLALGERLADDWAKEMSAKGLPGEEMLGTARSLVKKYSK, from the coding sequence ATGAACAAGCACACCCTGAGCTCTTTCCTGGCCGCCACGGCGATGCTGTTCGGCTCCGCTGCGGCCCAGGCCGAGGAAACCATCACCCTGAAGGTCGGCCATTTCTGGCCGGCGACGGCGATGAGCCAGAAGAAGGTGCTCGAGCCGTGGTGCGACAAGATCGCCGCCGAGTCGGGCAACCGCCTGAAGTGCCAGATCTTTCCCGGCACCCAGCTCGGCGGCACGCCGGGCCAGCTCTACCAGCAGGTCGCCGACGGAGTGGCCGACATCGTATGGACGTTGCCCGGCTATACCGGGGGGCGCTTCCCGTCGATGGAAGTGTTCGACCTGCCCTTCCTGATCCGCGATGCCGAGGGCGCGAGCCGGGCGGCGTGGGAGTATGCGCAGCGCTTCGGCGCGAAGGAGTTCGCTGCGGTCAAGCCGCTGGCCTTCCATGTGCACGACGCCGGCCAGATCCACAACAACACGCGCCCGATCGAGAAGCCGGCGGACTTCCGCGGGCTGAAGATGCGCGCGCCGACCCGCCTCACCAACCGCATGCTTGCCGAACTGGGGGCGACGCCGGTGGCGATGCCCGCGCCGCAGACGCCGGAAGCGGTGTCCAAGGGCGTGGTCGACGGCTACGTGCTGCCGTGGGAGGTGATCCCGACCCTGAAGCTGCACGAGCTGACCAAGTACCACTCCGAAATGGATCCCGCCCTGCCGGCGCTGTACACCACGTCGTTCATCGTCGCGATGAACAAGGCCAGGTACGCAAGCCTGCCCGACGACCTGAAAAAGGTGATCGACGCCAACTCCGGGGCGGACTTCTCCGCCTCGATCGGCAAGGCCTGGGACGACTCGGCGTCCGCCGCACGCCAGCAGGCGGTCGAGCACGGCAACCGCTTCAACACCATCCCCGCCGACACCGCGGCCGAATGGCTGGCCCTCGGCGAGCGCCTCGCCGACGACTGGGCGAAGGAAATGAGCGCCAAGGGCCTGCCCGGCGAGGAAATGCTCGGTACCGCGCGCAGCCTGGTGAAGAAGTACAGCAAGTAG
- a CDS encoding helix-turn-helix domain-containing protein, producing the protein MNAGRGTPIRDVAELGRELTAWSAVYEQMTPGLFEGRVREVWIGPGLEVLWEKGSQSVFTSGANAPGMVSIGVPVPPGRAGLYCGMPLAGDAVTCLPGGREFEMFCRGGMDIVSASIAESLLLEAAGQGGEALRAGVAAACSRVLVRPSAAGRLRHGLLEILRALERKPELLDFHASRQAMRDDVLSLALDLLAPGSVRDRWALQPSARGRLVRGVREYVLDHPGAPPSVAELCHRFGVSRRALQYAFEDLAGLGVAQFLRCVRLNGARRDLIAGPAEPAAAIGDIAAHWGFWHLPRFSGYYRGLFGELPSATRRRAATGAGR; encoded by the coding sequence ATGAATGCCGGGCGCGGTACGCCGATCCGGGACGTGGCCGAGCTGGGTCGGGAGTTGACGGCCTGGTCGGCAGTCTATGAGCAGATGACGCCGGGGCTGTTCGAGGGCCGGGTCCGCGAAGTCTGGATCGGCCCCGGCCTCGAAGTCCTGTGGGAAAAAGGCTCGCAGTCGGTGTTCACCAGCGGTGCCAATGCGCCGGGCATGGTGTCGATCGGTGTTCCCGTGCCGCCGGGCCGGGCCGGTCTCTACTGCGGCATGCCGCTGGCCGGTGACGCCGTGACCTGCCTGCCGGGAGGGCGGGAATTCGAGATGTTCTGCCGCGGCGGCATGGACATCGTCTCCGCGAGCATCGCCGAGTCCTTGCTCCTGGAGGCCGCGGGGCAGGGCGGCGAGGCTTTGCGCGCGGGCGTTGCCGCTGCCTGCTCGCGCGTGCTGGTGCGCCCGTCCGCGGCCGGACGGCTGCGCCACGGCCTGCTCGAAATCCTCCGCGCACTCGAACGCAAGCCGGAGCTGCTCGATTTCCACGCCAGCCGCCAGGCGATGCGCGACGACGTGCTGTCGCTCGCTCTCGACCTGCTCGCGCCGGGCTCGGTGCGCGATCGATGGGCGCTCCAGCCCAGCGCCCGGGGCCGGCTGGTGCGCGGGGTGCGCGAATACGTCCTCGACCATCCGGGCGCGCCTCCTTCGGTGGCCGAGCTCTGTCACCGTTTCGGCGTGTCGCGGCGCGCCCTGCAGTATGCGTTCGAGGACCTCGCCGGCCTCGGAGTCGCACAGTTCCTGCGCTGCGTCCGCCTCAACGGCGCCCGCCGCGACTTGATCGCCGGCCCCGCCGAGCCAGCGGCTGCGATCGGCGACATCGCCGCGCACTGGGGGTTCTGGCACCTGCCGAGATTTTCCGGGTACTACCGCGGCCTGTTCGGCGAGCTGCCTTCCGCGACCCGCCGCCGGGCTGCGACGGGCGCCGGGCGCTGA
- a CDS encoding fumarylacetoacetate hydrolase family protein → MKLATLKHGGRDGTLVVVSRDLTRCRAVPAIARTLQATLDDWTVCEPQLRQVYEAVNSGAVDAQPFDQAACASPLPRAYQWADGSAYLNHVELVRRARNAEVPASFYTDPLMYQGGSDSFIGPRDAVVADEAWGIDFEAEVTVVTGDVALGASPEEAAQAIRLVMLVNDVSLRNLIPNELAKGFGFFQSKPASAFSPVAVTPDELGAAWKDAKVHLPLVVHLNDKLFGKPNAGVDMSFDFGRLVAHVAKTRALEAGSIIGSGTVSNKQGDLWGSSIEHGGVGYCCLAELRTYETIEQGEPATPFMRDGDTVRIEMFDAAGECIFGTIENRVAALKA, encoded by the coding sequence GTGAAACTCGCCACCCTCAAGCACGGCGGCCGCGACGGCACCCTGGTCGTCGTCAGCCGCGACCTCACCCGCTGCCGTGCGGTGCCGGCGATCGCGCGCACGCTGCAGGCCACGCTCGACGACTGGACGGTGTGCGAGCCGCAGCTGCGCCAGGTGTACGAGGCGGTCAACAGCGGCGCGGTCGACGCGCAGCCCTTCGACCAGGCCGCCTGCGCCTCGCCCCTGCCGCGCGCCTATCAGTGGGCCGACGGCTCGGCCTACCTCAACCACGTCGAACTGGTGCGCCGCGCGCGCAACGCCGAAGTGCCGGCGAGCTTCTACACCGACCCGCTGATGTACCAGGGCGGCTCGGACAGCTTCATCGGCCCGCGCGACGCGGTGGTGGCCGACGAGGCCTGGGGGATCGACTTCGAGGCCGAAGTCACCGTGGTCACCGGCGACGTGGCGCTGGGGGCGAGCCCGGAAGAGGCGGCGCAGGCGATCCGGCTGGTGATGCTGGTGAACGACGTATCGCTGCGCAACCTGATCCCGAATGAGCTCGCGAAGGGCTTCGGCTTCTTCCAGAGCAAGCCCGCTTCGGCCTTCAGTCCGGTGGCGGTGACGCCCGACGAGCTCGGCGCGGCGTGGAAGGACGCCAAGGTGCACCTGCCGCTGGTGGTGCATCTGAACGACAAGCTGTTCGGCAAGCCGAACGCCGGTGTGGACATGAGCTTCGACTTCGGTCGGCTGGTCGCCCACGTGGCGAAGACGCGCGCGCTCGAGGCCGGCTCGATCATCGGCTCGGGGACGGTGTCGAACAAGCAGGGCGACCTGTGGGGCTCGTCGATCGAGCACGGCGGTGTCGGCTACTGCTGCCTGGCGGAGCTGCGCACCTACGAGACGATCGAGCAGGGCGAGCCGGCGACCCCGTTCATGCGCGACGGCGATACCGTGCGCATCGAAATGTTCGATGCGGCGGGGGAGTGCATTTTTGGTACGATCGAAAACCGTGTCGCCGCGCTGAAGGCCTGA
- a CDS encoding flavin monoamine oxidase family protein, with translation MNSSPPRRRGAADPVAPAATATTPELGAGTPDPSRRRFFKTAAATAAATALPLAAHAAASAPRSAPGDAHYDVAVIGGGFAGVTAARELAQRGAKVVLLEARNRLGGRTFYSNFGDKKVELGGTWIHYSQPHVWAEVMRYGMKIAESPGVAHPERVLWMSAGKVLEIPVMENWALLEDALKRFHADTGKVFARPFVPGLPAAGRALDHLSIADRMAQIEMSPAQRDLMNAMMATNCHGRIDTAAYTEMLRWWSLVDGDAARLLYSCARYKLKDGTAALIERMAEDGGFETRLATAVAEVRQSATGVTLVTEEEQRIDARYAVVSVPVNTAGMIEFSPPLHSAKQAMAKEHHAGKGHKLYLKVKGRLETLLFFAPETELFTMVFTEQPGADGGVLVAFGPPAGGKVDLNDPKVVEPFIRKFLPHLTVEQVLGYDWALDPYSQGTWCTYRPKQFGAYLDDLRAREGRLFFAGADIATGWRGFIDGAIESGLQVGQAVAVELRREGGGRSA, from the coding sequence ATGAACAGTTCACCACCGCGCAGGCGGGGGGCGGCCGACCCCGTCGCACCTGCCGCCACCGCGACCACGCCGGAGCTCGGCGCCGGGACGCCCGATCCTTCCCGCCGCCGCTTCTTCAAGACGGCGGCGGCCACTGCCGCCGCCACCGCGCTGCCGCTTGCCGCACATGCGGCGGCGAGTGCACCACGGAGTGCGCCAGGAGATGCCCACTACGACGTCGCCGTCATCGGCGGCGGCTTTGCCGGCGTCACCGCGGCGCGTGAGCTGGCGCAGCGGGGAGCGAAGGTGGTATTGCTCGAGGCGCGCAACCGCCTCGGCGGGCGGACCTTCTATTCGAATTTCGGCGACAAGAAGGTCGAGCTCGGGGGGACCTGGATCCACTACTCCCAGCCTCATGTGTGGGCCGAGGTGATGCGCTACGGCATGAAGATCGCCGAGTCGCCGGGCGTCGCCCACCCCGAGCGGGTGCTGTGGATGTCGGCAGGCAAGGTGCTGGAGATCCCGGTGATGGAGAACTGGGCCTTGCTCGAGGATGCGCTCAAGCGCTTCCACGCCGATACCGGCAAGGTCTTCGCGCGCCCCTTCGTCCCCGGCTTGCCGGCCGCGGGGCGCGCCCTCGACCACCTGTCGATCGCCGACCGCATGGCGCAGATCGAGATGAGCCCGGCCCAGCGCGACCTGATGAACGCGATGATGGCGACCAACTGCCACGGCCGCATCGACACCGCCGCCTATACCGAGATGCTGCGCTGGTGGTCGCTGGTCGATGGCGACGCGGCCCGGCTGCTGTACAGCTGCGCGCGCTACAAGCTCAAGGACGGCACTGCGGCGCTGATCGAACGCATGGCCGAGGATGGCGGCTTCGAGACCCGGCTGGCGACGGCAGTCGCCGAAGTCAGGCAGTCGGCCACCGGCGTGACGCTGGTTACCGAAGAGGAGCAACGTATCGACGCGCGCTACGCCGTCGTCAGCGTGCCGGTCAACACCGCGGGGATGATCGAGTTCTCCCCGCCGCTGCATTCCGCCAAGCAGGCGATGGCGAAAGAGCACCATGCCGGCAAGGGCCACAAGCTGTACCTGAAGGTCAAGGGGCGGTTGGAGACGCTGCTCTTCTTCGCGCCCGAGACCGAGCTGTTCACGATGGTGTTCACCGAGCAGCCCGGCGCGGACGGCGGCGTGCTGGTGGCTTTCGGCCCGCCCGCCGGCGGCAAGGTGGATCTGAACGACCCGAAAGTGGTGGAGCCGTTCATCCGCAAGTTCCTGCCCCACCTCACGGTGGAGCAGGTGCTGGGCTACGACTGGGCGCTCGACCCCTATTCCCAGGGGACCTGGTGCACCTACCGGCCGAAACAGTTCGGTGCCTACCTGGACGATCTGCGTGCACGCGAGGGCCGGCTGTTCTTCGCCGGTGCCGACATCGCCACCGGCTGGCGCGGCTTCATCGACGGCGCGATCGAGTCCGGCCTGCAGGTCGGGCAGGCGGTGGCCGTCGAGCTGCGCCGCGAGGGCGGGGGCAGGAGCGCGTGA
- a CDS encoding DUF1329 domain-containing protein, translating to MKFFKLTALACALLAGPAAQAADAASLGKELTPLGGERAANSDGSIPAWDEGGALKPGWTYGQPRVDFFKYKDDKPLFTIDASNADKYADKLSEGQIAVMKAFKNYKLEVYPSRRYCSSPDFVQANTKANVGAAKIGADGWSLAEATVPGVPFPLPKSGIEVLWNAKMKYVGVGLDMKALWIMLSPRSSGGDWVEAGSTQAYYYPWGKKGSHKLSELPPVEYHTYFNYTSPTALAGQALIVSSYLNKTSDVFYYFPGQRRVRRMPSYSYDAPQVGFENQYTLDEPRVFNGTPDRFDWKLVGKKEMYIGYSGFGMYDPNVDRRKVITADGVDPKATRYELHRVWVVEATVKDGVRHVAPKRRFYFDEDSWSLMAAEDYDAQGKLWKMRESFVIPVAETGSCDNPAFVQYDLNSGRVLFDQAGMGAGKDMSWSVEADDPKFKDAFYTPDNLRAISDR from the coding sequence ATGAAGTTCTTCAAGCTGACTGCGCTCGCCTGCGCATTGCTGGCCGGGCCTGCCGCCCAGGCTGCCGATGCCGCCAGCCTGGGCAAGGAGCTCACCCCGCTCGGTGGTGAACGTGCGGCCAACAGCGACGGCAGCATTCCGGCGTGGGATGAGGGCGGTGCGCTGAAGCCGGGCTGGACCTACGGCCAGCCGCGGGTCGACTTCTTCAAGTACAAGGACGACAAGCCGCTGTTCACGATCGACGCCTCGAACGCCGACAAGTACGCCGACAAGCTCAGCGAAGGCCAGATCGCGGTGATGAAGGCGTTCAAGAACTACAAGCTGGAGGTCTATCCGAGCCGCCGCTACTGCTCGTCGCCCGATTTCGTCCAGGCCAACACCAAGGCCAACGTCGGTGCCGCGAAGATCGGCGCCGACGGCTGGAGTCTGGCTGAAGCCACCGTGCCCGGCGTCCCCTTCCCGCTGCCCAAGAGCGGCATCGAAGTGCTGTGGAACGCCAAGATGAAGTACGTCGGCGTGGGCCTCGACATGAAGGCGCTGTGGATCATGCTCTCGCCGCGCAGCAGCGGGGGCGACTGGGTCGAGGCCGGCTCCACCCAGGCCTATTACTATCCCTGGGGCAAGAAGGGTTCGCACAAGCTGAGCGAGCTGCCGCCGGTGGAGTATCACACCTACTTCAACTACACCTCGCCGACTGCGCTCGCCGGCCAGGCGCTGATCGTCAGCTCCTACCTCAACAAGACCAGCGACGTCTTCTACTACTTCCCCGGTCAGCGTCGCGTGCGCCGCATGCCGAGCTACTCCTACGATGCGCCGCAGGTCGGCTTCGAGAACCAGTACACGCTGGATGAGCCGCGCGTGTTCAACGGCACCCCCGACCGCTTCGACTGGAAGCTGGTGGGCAAGAAGGAGATGTACATCGGCTACAGCGGCTTCGGCATGTACGACCCCAACGTCGATCGGCGCAAGGTCATCACCGCCGACGGCGTCGATCCGAAGGCGACGCGCTACGAGCTGCACCGCGTCTGGGTGGTGGAAGCGACGGTGAAGGACGGCGTGCGCCACGTCGCGCCGAAGCGCCGCTTCTACTTCGACGAGGACTCGTGGTCGCTGATGGCCGCCGAGGACTACGATGCCCAGGGCAAGCTGTGGAAAATGCGCGAAAGCTTCGTGATCCCGGTCGCCGAGACCGGTTCCTGCGACAACCCGGCCTTCGTCCAGTACGACCTCAACTCCGGGCGGGTGCTGTTCGACCAGGCCGGCATGGGCGCCGGCAAGGACATGTCGTGGTCGGTCGAAGCCGACGATCCGAAGTTCAAGGACGCGTTCTACACCCCCGACAACCTGCGCGCGATCAGCGACCGCTGA